Part of the Tenacibaculum sp. SZ-18 genome, AAATAGTTGTCGTTCCTTTAGCCAAAACAGCAGCCATAATTATATTAGCTGTTCCTGTTACCGAGGCTTCATCTAGTAACATGTCGGTTCCTGTTAAACCGTTAAAAGCTTCCACTCCGTAAAAGTACTCTTCTTTGTTATAGCGGAATTTTGCTCCCAAATTAATAAACCCTTCAAAGTGTGTATCTAAACGACGTCTACCTATTTTATCTCCACCAGGACGAGGAATATATCCTTTTCCGAAACGAGCTAACAATGGACCAACAATCATAATTGATCCTCTTAAAGAACTTCCATCTCTTTTAAATTCAGAACTTTCTAAATAGTCTAATTTTATTTCATCTGATTGAAAACTATATGAATTATCACCAAGTTTTTTTACCTTAACCCCCAATTCACCTAAAATAAAAATCAATTTATTTACATCAATAATATCTGGAATATTATTGATCACAACTTTTTCAGGAGTTAATAAAACAGCACATATTACTTGTAAAGCTTCATTTTTTGCACCTTGCGGAGTAATTTTTCCCTTCAGCTTATGTCCTCCTTCAATTTTAAATGATGCCATTTATTTTTTTCTGTTTTTAGAATTTTTATTTGTTGTTTTTTTCTTTCCCTGAGATGTTCTTGTTCTTTGAATACTTTTTGCATCTACTAACTCTCCATCTCTTCCTTTGAAATTAATTTTTCCATCAGTTAACTCATATAAATGATCAAAAATAACATCATCATCTACATTATCCTTATTCCAATTTAAATAGCACTTTTTCATATGATTTGCTATTGTAAAAGCCAAAGCTTCTTTCATCTCACCTTCTTCCCAAGTTAATGCAACATCAATCATTGTTTGAATATTTGTTCCATAAAAACGATATTTCGATGCGGATTTCGGATATGGTAAAGGTTGTGGCTTCTCTCTTAATTCTTCTTGGGATGGCTGTTCATAGGGGGAATCAACATCTAATTTAAAATCAGACATGATGTGTAGTTGATCCCATAATTTATGCTTAAAATCTGGAACATCTCTTAAATGAGGTTGCAAATTACCCATTACATCGATAATTGCTTTTGCCATTGTGTTTCTTTCTTCCTTTGAAGGTAGACTTACACAATGATCTACCAATTTTTGTATGTGCCTCCCATATTCTGGGATAATTAGTTTTGTTCTTCCTGAATTATATTCTAAATCAAACGTCATATTCATTTTTATTTATTGCAAAGTAAGGATTAATTATTAGTTATTACTTATGGTTGATTACTTATCTTTTTCAAACCTTTTAATACAATTATCCTATCACTTTTAATTTTGCAAATTGTAATAATAATTTCTTTTTACCAGCCGTTGCAAACTGAATTTCTGCTTTTTTATTTGGTCCTTTCCCTTCTAATCCAACCACCTCTCCCTTTCCAAATCTATTATGCTCTACAATATTTCCGATTACAACTTCTCCATCAAATAAATTTGTTTTACCACTTAGCTCAGAAACTTTTTTCATTTTACCCTTCGGAGGAATTAAATCCGTAGACTTTTTCGTCATGAATTCTTTTCTTTTCTTCTGAATAGGCTTTTGAAAACGA contains:
- a CDS encoding DUF4290 domain-containing protein: MTFDLEYNSGRTKLIIPEYGRHIQKLVDHCVSLPSKEERNTMAKAIIDVMGNLQPHLRDVPDFKHKLWDQLHIMSDFKLDVDSPYEQPSQEELREKPQPLPYPKSASKYRFYGTNIQTMIDVALTWEEGEMKEALAFTIANHMKKCYLNWNKDNVDDDVIFDHLYELTDGKINFKGRDGELVDAKSIQRTRTSQGKKKTTNKNSKNRKK